A single Desulfovibrio gilichinskyi DNA region contains:
- a CDS encoding TRAP transporter small permease — protein MSELKISTLINKLESVLKNIAAFCLISMALLTGADIISRGAFGSPIFGVEEMIAVLAVLTTGLALGYTHSQKSNIGVEFLVSKFTRRTRHNIKCVTNIISAALFAVVAWRLVLYGQSLKEAGEVTMTLALPTYMIIYTLGFGFGCFTLTLLKEVAEHFLGDK, from the coding sequence GTGAGTGAACTAAAAATTTCAACCCTGATAAACAAACTTGAAAGCGTACTGAAAAATATTGCAGCATTTTGCCTTATCAGTATGGCCCTGCTGACGGGAGCAGATATCATATCCCGCGGTGCATTCGGTTCTCCGATCTTCGGAGTTGAAGAAATGATTGCGGTACTTGCGGTATTAACGACCGGGCTTGCACTCGGTTACACCCACTCGCAAAAAAGCAACATCGGAGTGGAATTCCTTGTCAGCAAATTTACGCGGAGAACTCGTCACAATATAAAATGCGTAACTAATATTATAAGCGCGGCTCTTTTCGCTGTGGTTGCATGGAGGCTTGTTCTATACGGGCAAAGCCTGAAAGAAGCTGGTGAAGTCACCATGACACTAGCACTGCCGACTTATATGATAATCTACACACTTGGTTTCGGGTTCGGATGTTTCACACTGACTCTGCTTAAAGAAGTAGCCGAGCATTTTTTGGGGGATAAGTAA